The DNA region GTCATGTGATAAGTGACGCGCCCGGCATTCGGCGCGCGTGATTGAGGGGAGTGTGGTGTGGCAGAGCAGGTTCAAGACGGTCCGTCACAAGTCAGCAAGACCGCGCCAGCAGCAGTGACAACACCAGCCAGGCCGCAGCCTGCGGCGAGCGGCTTCTGGAGCCGTTTTACCATCCCGCTGTTCGCGGTGCTGGCCGCGCTTGTATTCGTCGCGGTGGCGACCACGCATTGGGACGCCTGGGTCGGCAGCGCCACCATCCAGACCACCAATGATGCCTATGTGCGCGCCGAGTTGACCCAGCTCAGTAGCCGCGTGTCCGGCGAAGTGCTCACGGTCGCCGTCTCCGATTTCCAGCGCGTCAAGGCCGGCGACCTCCTGGTGCAGATCGATCCTGCCGACTATCAGGCGCAGGTCGCGCAGGCTGAGGCGGGTGTGGTCGGCGCACAGGCCGCGCTCGATAACCTCAACAACCAGGTCGAGCTGCAATACGCGACCATCGCGCAAGCCGAGGCCTCGCGGTTGTCTGCGGAGGCGCAGCAGACCCTGGCACGCCAGGAGCAAGAGCGTCAGCAATCGCTGTCGCAAACCGACGCCGGCACGCGGCAGCGGCTCGAGCAGGCCACCGCATCCTATGCCAAGTCGGATGCCGACGTGCAGGCCAGCCGCGCGGTGATCGCCGCGCAGCGCCATCAGCTCGAGGTCCTGCAAGGCACCAAGAAGCAGCGTGCCGCCGACCTCGACGCCGCCAGGGCGCTGCTGGCATCGGCCAAGCTCAAGCTTGGATATACCAGGATCGCCGCACCGTTCGACGGCGTCACCGGCGAGCGTCAGGTGCAGCCGGGTGATTATGTCAACATCGGCACCAATCTGATCAATGTCGTGCCGCTGCCGAACGTCTATGTGATCGCCAACTACAAGGAAACCCAGCTGACCAACGTCAGACCGGGCCAGCCGGTCGAGGTGACCGTCGATACGTTCTCCGGCCAGACGCTGCGCGGCGTCGTCGAGCGCATCGCGCCGGCGAGCGGCTCGCAATTCGCGCTGCTGCCGCCCGACAACGCCACCGGCAATTTCACCAAGGTGGTGCAGCGCATCCCGGTGCGCATCCAGTTCGACAAGGGCCAGCCGCTGCTCGATCGCCTGCTGCCCGGCATGTCGGTGGTCACGCGGATCAACACCGGCGAGGCGGTCGCCAATGGCGGAAAGTGACGAGCGCGAGCGCGGCCCGGTCTCGCGCGGCGATGTCGCGCGCTATCCGCTGTTTGCCGTTATCGCCGTGCTGCTCGGCGCGTTCCTGGCGAATTTCGACAGCCGCCTGACCTCGGTCGGCCTGCCCGACCTGCGGGGCGCGTTCTCGCTCACCTTCGACGAGGGCGCCTGGCTCTCGACCGCTGCGATCGGCTCGCAGATCTTCATCGCGCCCGCGGTGGCCTGGCTGGCCACCGCGTTCGGCCTGCGGCGCGTGCTCGGAATTCCGAGCCTGGTCTATGCCGTGGTCTCGCTGACCATCCCGCTCGTGCACGACTACACGACGCTGATCGCGCTCAGCGTCGCCCACGGCATGCTGCTCGGCACCTTCGTGCCGGCGACGCTGATGATCATCCTGCGCAACCTGCCGATCCGCTGGTGGCTGCCGGCGATCGCGATGTATTCGATCCGCGTCGGCTTCGCGCTGGATTCGTCGAGCTCCCTGGTCGGCTTCTATGTCGAGCATCTCGGCTGGCCGTGGCTGTACTGGCAGGGCGCGGTGATCGCGCCGCTGATGGGGTTGATGGTGTATCTCGGCACGCCGAATGAGCCGGTCAATCGCGACCTGCTGCACCATGCCGATTGGGGCGGCATGCTGTTGCTCGGCGCCGGCCTGGCGATGGTCTATGCCGGGCTCGATCAGGGCAATCGGCTGGACTGGTTGTCGTCGGGCACCGTGATGGCGCTGCTGATCGGCGGCGGGCTCCTGATCATCGCCTTCATGATCAACGAGACGGTCGCGCGCCGGCCGTGGGCGCATTTCAACGTGCTGTTCTCGCGCAATATCGGGCTCTCGCTGATCGTCATCCTGCTGTACACGCTGACCAGCCTGTCGAACTCGTCGCTGGTGCCGAATTTCCTCGGCACCATCGGCGCGCTGCGGCCGGAGCAGTCGGGCGTGCTGCTGTTCACCTACGGCGCGCTGCCGATGTTCGTGCTGGTGCCGATCTCGATTGTCCTGTTGCGTCACCTCGATCCGCGCATCGTCGTGGTGCTCGGATTCTCGGCATTCGCAGCGGCCAATCTCTGGGGCACGCAGCTGAGCCATGTCTGGGCGCGCGAGGACTTCGTCGGCATCGTCCTGCTCACGTCGGTCGGGCAGGCGTTCACGCTGCTGCCGATCATCATCATGGCGCTGTCCAATTCCGATCCGTCGCGGGCGACGGCGTTCGCGGCCTATATCCAGATCATGCGGCTCGGCGGCGCCGAGATCGGCATCGCCCTGATGGGGACCTGGCTGCGCGTTCGCGAGCAGATCCATTCGAACTATCTCGGACAGCACGTCCAGAGCGGCGATGTCGACGTCGTGAACCTGCTGAAGCGGTTGGCGGGTGAATTTTCCGGCCACGGCATCGGGGCGGCGACGGGACGCGCCATCGGCACGCTCGCGGCGCTGGTGCAGCGCGAGGCCAACACGCTCGCCTACATTGACGGCTTCTGGCTTTGTTTCTGGATCGCGATCCTGGCGCTGTTCCTGGTCGCCCTGATCACGCGCGCGCCGCAGGGTCCGCTGTCGCCGGTGCCGCTTGGCTTCGTGAAGAACGTGCTGCGCAGGTTGGGCGCCGCCGCTTCCTGACTTGCGAACGGCGCGGATATCGCCGGGGCTTGCCGCTGCCGGGTCAATTTATAGTGAATGCGGCGCCCCAGCTATCTCGTGGGTGTCTGAAATATTTTGCACGTCGCGTGGTTCCACAAGTGGGGGAACGGGAGCCACGATGATCGAGACCAAGCAGACGGCCGCGCTTGTTTCCATGGCGACGGCGGTTCCACCGCATCTATTCCATCAGGGACAAATCCTGCAGGTCGCGCGCGACCTTCTCGCCGACCGCTATCCGGAGTTCGAGACGCTCTCCAGCCTGTTCGCCAACACCGGCATCCAGCATCGCTACGGCGTGAAGCCGATCGACTGGTATCTCGAACGGCGCGGCTGGCCGGAGCGAACGCAGGCCTTCCTGGAAGGCGCGGAGGCGCTGTTCGTCGATGTCGCCCGCAAGGCGATCGCCCGTGCCGACCTGACCGGCAGCGACATCGATATCGTGGTCACGGTGTGCTCGACGGGCATCGCCACGCCGACGCTGGAGGCGCGCGTCGCGGGCCAACTCGGCCTGCGGACCGATGTGTCGCGCGTGCCGGTGTTCGGCCTCGGCTGCGCGGGCGGCGTGTCGGGCCTGTCGATCGCGGCGCG from Bradyrhizobium sp. B124 includes:
- a CDS encoding MFS transporter encodes the protein MAESDERERGPVSRGDVARYPLFAVIAVLLGAFLANFDSRLTSVGLPDLRGAFSLTFDEGAWLSTAAIGSQIFIAPAVAWLATAFGLRRVLGIPSLVYAVVSLTIPLVHDYTTLIALSVAHGMLLGTFVPATLMIILRNLPIRWWLPAIAMYSIRVGFALDSSSSLVGFYVEHLGWPWLYWQGAVIAPLMGLMVYLGTPNEPVNRDLLHHADWGGMLLLGAGLAMVYAGLDQGNRLDWLSSGTVMALLIGGGLLIIAFMINETVARRPWAHFNVLFSRNIGLSLIVILLYTLTSLSNSSLVPNFLGTIGALRPEQSGVLLFTYGALPMFVLVPISIVLLRHLDPRIVVVLGFSAFAAANLWGTQLSHVWAREDFVGIVLLTSVGQAFTLLPIIIMALSNSDPSRATAFAAYIQIMRLGGAEIGIALMGTWLRVREQIHSNYLGQHVQSGDVDVVNLLKRLAGEFSGHGIGAATGRAIGTLAALVQREANTLAYIDGFWLCFWIAILALFLVALITRAPQGPLSPVPLGFVKNVLRRLGAAAS
- a CDS encoding HlyD family secretion protein — its product is MTTPARPQPAASGFWSRFTIPLFAVLAALVFVAVATTHWDAWVGSATIQTTNDAYVRAELTQLSSRVSGEVLTVAVSDFQRVKAGDLLVQIDPADYQAQVAQAEAGVVGAQAALDNLNNQVELQYATIAQAEASRLSAEAQQTLARQEQERQQSLSQTDAGTRQRLEQATASYAKSDADVQASRAVIAAQRHQLEVLQGTKKQRAADLDAARALLASAKLKLGYTRIAAPFDGVTGERQVQPGDYVNIGTNLINVVPLPNVYVIANYKETQLTNVRPGQPVEVTVDTFSGQTLRGVVERIAPASGSQFALLPPDNATGNFTKVVQRIPVRIQFDKGQPLLDRLLPGMSVVTRINTGEAVANGGK